One window from the genome of Cucumis melo cultivar AY chromosome 12, USDA_Cmelo_AY_1.0, whole genome shotgun sequence encodes:
- the LOC127144401 gene encoding LOW QUALITY PROTEIN: uncharacterized protein LOC127144401 (The sequence of the model RefSeq protein was modified relative to this genomic sequence to represent the inferred CDS: inserted 1 base in 1 codon; deleted 1 base in 1 codon; substituted 4 bases at 4 genomic stop codons), with amino-acid sequence MSMHSSFEAKFDEPSDVLKWAEEMQQKFGDGSMDALKAVIYRCGDFHSVPLLGPWGGVNYTPLLVLRQVWLKQFIPPTHNLQESDFSYDPEDCQGKKRQAVCAWKSIRKIKDKGHYEGVTSGYEAWQENIARSTPIRHPYNTRYKSQIMEEKDKDMDKMRQEINNLGEQVSKILDLLSMGKGKATVDTAQSSNPIQDTDDPIYPPGFTPYHLNVPQSQTTKHYVPTNPLYVVPPIIPCIEHLEAQAKIQDMEQKENTPAKQKLDVLEERLRAIEETVVYGNIDATQLCLVPGLIIPAKFKVPEFDKYDGSTCPRSHLILYCRKMAAHINNDKLLVHCFQDSLTGPASXWYIQLDNAHIHVWKDLADAFLKQYKHNIDMAPDRLDLQRMEKKSSESFKEYAQRWRDMAAEVQPPLTDKEMTSMFMNTLRAPFYERMIGNASTNFSDIIVIGERIEYGIKHGRLAEATTEYGGIKKGTISKKKEGEVHAIGFPNSGKHKSIFCYVPVHTVSETPKPVNSNSPRPFVQGQGSKTNSDTWRFDPIPMTYTELLPQLIQNRQLASISMIPIPPYPKWYDSNARCDYHAGGVGHSTENCLALKRNMQSLINAGWLSFKKSGKKLNVNENPLPDHANPKVNVVDSLVEKCKNEVHEIVMPMEALFEGLFEAEYVSREYLDPNIRYEGGQGKDEMKDKKICVLMDEVSEKKDSILPRPLTVFYQESHNESTSFCNPKKLTIQVPSPFKFKDLKVVAWRYDCQVITGPLVDNITGISGITQSGRCYKPDNLTVPSNGLILEQGRKNEKRNVKEHCKDQDVEMPIIAKDIEYKKLVTDEEANEFLKIVKQSEYKIIEQMHHTPARISLLSLFLNSEPHRKVLLXFLNKAHVGHDISVEKFSGIIGNITSSSSIVFTDDKIPPEGLDHTKALHIQLKCKDYVIARVLVDNGSALNIMPKSTLLKLLVDLSHIKSSIMVVKAFDGSHREVMGDIELPVKIGPCIFNIVFQVMEITPTYSFLLGRLWIHSAGVVPSTLHQKLKFIVGSKLIYVMGEEDFLITKPVSTPYVEATEEALECSFRSLEIAHATMMEATGDEVIKPHKPKVEVMTTRIMGGGGYSLNKNLETLLKIPSNDGRFGLGYKPSIYDKIRLQEEKKKKRLAKLEMREFDPSIKLIPELYDTFKSAGISYSSDNSDLKDDLLTKMESLSVAVVAQEASFEGNTVYACPPDFELNNWDSVDLPTFSRDFQDSTLDSLIYTMEYDKENDDEDDVGISSELLRMVEEEDEVLGPHQELVEAINLGSQEESKEVKIGTSLTSESRKKLINLLREYSDIFAWSYQDMPGLSTDIVVHRVPLKPECNPVRQKLRKMKPDVLIKIKEEVQKQIEAGFLTVSKYPEWVANIVPVPKKDGKVRMCMDYRDLNRASPKDNFPLPHTDMLVDNIAGYSTFSFMDGFSGYNQIKMAEEDREKMTFITLWGTFCYKVMPFGLKNAGATYQRAMVTLFHDMMHKEIEVYVDDMIAKSKIDEDHTTTLQKLFDRLRKYQLKLNPSKCTFGATSGKLLGFIVSEEGIKVDPDKVRAIMEMPSPKTEKEIRGFLGRLNYISRFISHLTPTCEPIFKLLRKNNPGKWNEDCEEAFNKIKQYLQSLPVLIPPAPGRPLILYLTVLESFMDGALGQHDLSGKKEHAIYYLSKKFTDYESRYSMLERTCCALVWTAHHLRQYMLYHTTCLIXKMDPIKYIFEKPSLFGRIAKWQVLLSEYDIVYVTKKAIKGSAVADHLAAQPVADYEPMRIDFLDENIFLRQILRSGYYWTTMESDCIKYARECKKCQIYMDKIHVAASSLHILSAPWPFSLWGMDVIGPIDPKASNGHRFILVAIDYFTKWIEAASYCNVIRGVVLKFIKKELICRYGLSEGIITDNAKNLNNKMMDELCEQFKINHRNSTPYRPKMNGAVEAANKNIKRIIEKMTITYKDWHEMLPFALHGYRTSIRTSTGATPFSLVYGMEVVLPLEVEIPSLRVLMEAKLDEAEWIRGRYEQLNFVKEKRLAALNHGQLYQRRLMRAYNKKVHPRSFREGDLVLKRILPFQKDHRGKWTPNXEGPFVVKKAFSGGALLLTNMDGVEXKNPMNSDYVRRYYA; translated from the exons ATGTCGATGCATTCATCTTTTGAGGCTAAGTTTGATGAGCCAAGTGATGTTCTTAAATGGGCTGAAGAGATGCAACAAAAATTTGGGGACG GCTCAATGGATGCCTTAAAGGCGGTGATATATAGATGCGGAGATTTTCACAGTGTGCCTTTGTTGGGACCATGGGGAGGTGTTAACTATACACCATTGTTAGTTTTGCGTCAGGTGTGGCTCAAACAGTTTATACCACCAACTCATAATCTGCAAGAGTCTGATTTTTCATACGATCCTGAAGATTGTCAAGGAAAAAAACGTCAAGCAGTATGCGCATGGAAATCTATAAGAAAGATAAAAGACAAAGGACATTATGAAGGAGTTACTAGTGGGTACGAGGCATGGCAG gaaaatatagcTCGTTCTACTCCAATTCGTCATCCTTACAATACTAGGTATAAAAGCCAAATCatggaagaaaaagataagGACATGGACAAAATGAGACAAGAGATTAATAATCTTGGGGAACAAGTTTCAAAAATACTGGATTTGCTTTCAATGGGGAAAGGAAAAGCCACTGTAGATACAGCACAATCAAGCAATCCAATTCAAGACACAGATGATCCTATTTATCCTCCAGGATTCACTCCATACCACCTAAATGTTCCGCAATCTCAAACCACTAAACACTATGTTCCTACGAATCCGCTGTATGTTGTTCCACCCATTATCCCATGTATAGAACATTTGGAAGCTCAGGCTAAAATTCAAGACATGGAACAAAAGGAGAACACTCCAGCTAAGCAAAAGTTAGatgttttggaagaaaggttgcGAGCAATTGAAGAGACTGTTGTCTATGGAAATATAGATGCAACACAATTGTGCTTGGTGCCAGGCTTGATCATTCCAGCAAAGTTTAAAGTTCCTGAATTCGATAAATATGATGGTTCAACGTGTCCAAGGAGTCATCTTATATTGTACTGCAGAAAGATGGCGGCGcatattaataatgataaattgTTAGTCCATTGCTTCCAGGATAGCTTGACTGGTCCAGCTAGTTGATGGTATATTCAATTAGATAATGCACACATTCACGTTTGGAAGGACTTAGCTGATGCATTTCTAAAGCAATACAAACACAACATTGATATGGCTCCAGACCGTTTAGACTTGCAACGGATGGAGAAGAAGAGTTCGGAAAGCTTCAAAGAATATGCTCAACGATGGAGAGATATGGCTGCCGAGGTTCAACCACCGTTAACAGACAAAGAAATGACATCTATGTTTATGAATACCTTGCGGGCTCCATTCTATGAGCGAATGATTGGTAATGCATCAACAAATTTTTCTGATATTATTGTTATCggtgaaagaattgaatatgggATAAAACATGGGAGGTTAGCAGAGGCTACAACTGAATATGGTGGAATAAAGAAAGGAACAATATccaagaagaaagaaggagaggTTCATGCAATTGGTTTTCCTAATTCAGGGAAGCACAAATCAATTTTTTG CTATGTACCAGTCCATACCGTCTCTGAAACTCCAAAACCCGTTAACTCAAATTCTCCTCGACCATTTGTACAGGGTCAAGGTAGCAAAACCAATTCAGATACATGGCGGTTTGATCCGATTCCCATGACTTATACAGAGCTTTTACCTCAACTAATTCAAAATCGACAGTTAGCTTCTATTTCAATGATTCCTATACCTCCTTACCCAAAATGGTATGATTCAAATGCTCGATGTGATTATCACGCTGGGGGAGTGGGACACTCAACTGAAAATTGTTTGGCTTTGAAAAGAAATATGCAATCTCTAATTAATGCTGGATGGTTGAGCTTCAAAAAATCTGGTAAGAAGCTGAATGTCAATGAAAATCCACTGCCTGATCATGCAAATCCAAAAGTTAACGTTGTGGATAGCCTTGTTGAAAAGTGCAAAAATGAAGTCCATGAGATAGTGATGCCTATGGAAGCACTTTTTGAAGGTCTTTTTGAAGCAGAATATGTTAGTCGTGAATATCTAGACCCCAACATAAGATATGAAGG AGGACAAGGAAAAGACGAGATGAAAGACAAGAAAATATGTGTTTTAATGGATGAAGTTTCAGAAAAGAAAGATTCCATTTTACCAAGACCTTTGACAGTTTTTTATCAAGAAAGTCATAATGAGTCAACCAGCTTCTGCAATCCTAAAAAACTCACGATCCAAGTACCGAGTCCTTTCAAATTTAAGGATCTAAAAGTAGTGGCATGGCGGTATGATTGTCAGGTCATAACAGGTCCTTTAGTTGATAACATTACAGGAATCAGCGGGATAACCCAAAGTGGAAGATGCTACAAACCAGATAACTTAACAGTCCCTTCAAATGGTCTAATACTGGAGCAAGGTagaaaaaatgagaaaagaaatgtgaaagAGCATTGCAAAGACCAAGATGTGGAGATGCCTATCATTGCAAAAGATATAGAATACAAAAAGCTTGTCACAGATGAGGAAGCAAATGAATTCTTGAAAATAGTAAAACAAAGTGAGTATAAGATCATAGAGCAAATGCATCATACTCCAGCTCGAATTTCTTTATTATCGTTGTTTTTGAATTCAGAGCCTCATCGCAAAGTGTTAT GATTTTTGAACAAGGCACATGTCGGACATGACATTTCAGTGGAAAAGTTTAGTGGAATTATTGGAAACATTACATCTTCAAGTTCCATAGTCTTCACAGATGACAAAATTCCTCCTGAAGGCTTAGACCATACAAAAGCACTGCATATTCAATTGAAGTGCAAAGACTACGTTATTGCAAGAGTTTTAGTGGATAACGGATCAGCTCTCAATATAATGCCTAAATCTACACTATTGAAGCTTCTCGTGGATCTGTCACACATAAAGTCAAGTATTATGGTTGTGAAAGCTTTCGATGGGTCACACAGAGAAGTAATGGGTGACATTGAACTACCAGTTAAAATTGGCCCATGTATTTTCAACATAGTCTTTCAAGTCATGGAGATAACACCCACATACAGTTTTTTATTAGGACGTCTTTGGATTCACTCCGCAGGAGTGGTGCCATCCACATTGCatcaaaaattgaaatttattgtTGGGAGTAAGTTGATTTACGTGATGGGAGAGGAAGATTTCTTAATAACAAAGCCAGTCTCAACTCCATATGTTGAAGCGACAGAAGAAGCATTAGAGTGTTCTTTTCGCTCTTTAGAAATTGCTCATGCAACTATGATGGAAGCAACTGGAGATGAAGTGATAAAGCCACACAAGCCTAAAGTTGAAGTTATGACCACTAGGATAATGGGAGGTGGAGGATATTCTTTGAATAAAAACTTAGAGACACTTCTAAAAATACCGAGCAATGATGGGAGGTTTGGTTTGGGCTATAAGCCATCCATATATGACAAGATTAGGCTtcaggaggaaaagaagaaaaagcgtTTGGCAAAGCTGGAGATGAGGGAGTTTGATCCAAGTATAAAACTTATACCAGAATTATATGATACTTTCAAGAGTGCTGGTATAAGTTATTCATCAGACAACTCTGATTTGAAGGATGATTTGTTAACGAAGATGGAAAGTTTATCAGTTGCAGTAGTGGCACAAGAAGCATCATTTGAAGGCAACACAGTTTATGCATGTCCGCCTGATTTTGAGCTTAACAATTGGGATAGTGTAGATCTACCTACATTTTCAAGAGATTTTCAAGA TTCTACCCTTGATTCCTTAATATACACTATGGAATATGACAAGGAAAATGACGATGAAGATGATGTGGGAATATCCTCAGAATTGTTAAGAAtggtagaagaagaagatgaggttCTTGGTCCTCACCAAGAACTAGTTGAAGCAATCAATTTGGGTTCTCAAGAGGAGTcaaaagaggtaaaaattggCACATCATTGACCAGTGAATCACGAAAAAAACTGATCAATTTGTTACGTGAGTATTCAGATATTTTTGCTTGGAGTTATCAGGATATGCCAGGATTAAGTACGGATATTGTAGTACACCGAGTTCCTTTAAAACCAGAATGCAACCCAGTAAGACAAAAGCTACGTAAAATGAAACCTGATGtactaattaaaataaaagaggAAGTACAGAAGCAAATTGAAGCAGGATTCCTCACAGTCTCGAAATATCCTGAATGGGTGGCAAACATTGTTCCAGTGCCCAAAAAAGACGGAAAAGTGAGAATGTGTATGGATTATAGAGATTTAAATCGAGCCAGTCCAAAAGATAACTTTCCTTTACCTCATACCGACATGTTGGTGGATAACATTGCAGGATACTCAACTTTCTCCTTCATGGATGGTTTTTCAGGATATAATCAGATCAAAATGGCTGAAGAAGATAGAGAAAAAATGACATTCATTACCCTTTGGGGAACATTCTGTTACAAAGTAATGCcttttggtttgaaaaatgCTGGAGCAACGTATCAGCGAGCAATGGTTACACTTTTTCATGATATGATGCATAAAGAAATAGAGgtgtatgttgatgatatgattGCAAAATCCAAGATAGATGAAGATCATACAACCACACTCCAAAAATTATTTGATCGGTTGAGAAAATATCAATTGAAATTAAATCCATCCAAATGTACATTTGGGGCAACTTCGGGAAAGCTACTGGGATTCATCGTCAGTGAAGAAGGGATCAAAGTGGACCCAGATAAAGTAAGGGCTATCATGGAAATGCCATCCCctaaaacagaaaaagaaattcGAGGTTTTCTGGGAAGATTGAACTACATATCCAGATTTATCTCACATTTAACACCAACATGCGAACCAATCTTCAAGCTCTTACGTAAAAACAACCCAGGAAAATGGAATGAGGATTGTGAAGAAGCTTTCAACAAAATTAAGCAGTATTTGCAGAGCCTACCAGTACTGATACCTCCAGCTCCAGGGCGACCGTTAATCTTGTATTTAACAGTATTAGAAAGTTTCATGGATGGTGCTCTAGGACAACATGATTTATCAGGGAAGAAGGAGCATGCCATTTATTATTTGAGCAAAAAGTTTACCGATTATGAATCTAGATACTCAATGTTAGAGCGAACTTGTTGTGCTTTGGTATGGACCGCTCATCATTTGAGGCAATATATGTTATACCATACGACATgtcttatttaaaaaatggatccaataaaatacatttttgagAAACCGTCATTATTTGGAAGGATTGCAAAATGGCAAGTTTTATTGTCAGAGTATGATATTGTTTATGTCACTAAAAAAGCAATAAAGGGAAGCGCAGTTGCTGATCATTTAGCTGCTCAACCAGTAGCAGATTACGAACCTATGAGAATTGATTTCCTGGATGAAAACATATTTCTA AGACAAATACTTAGATCTGGTTATTATTGGACAACGATGGAATCAGATTGCATAAAATATGCAAGGgaatgtaaaaagtgtcaaatTTATATGGATAAGATCCATGTAGCAGCATCTTCATTGCATATCTTGTCAGCACCATGGCCCTTTTCTTTATGGGGAATGGATGTTATTGGACCCATTGATCCTAAAGCCTCAAATGGCCATCGTTTTATTCTTGTGGCCATTGATTACTTCACTAAATGGATAGAGGCTGCATCTTATTGCAATGTTATAAGGGGAGTAGTGCTCAAGTTTATCAAGAAAGAGCTTATATGTCGTTATGGTCTCTCAGAAGGTATTATTACGGATAATGCCAAGAACCTTAATAACAAAATGATGGACGAACTTTGTGAGCAGTTCAAGATCAATCACCGAAATTCGACTCCATATCGCCCAAAGATGAATGGGGCAGTTGAGGCagctaacaaaaatattaaaagaatcaTTGAGAAAATGACAATAACATACAAAGATTGGCATGAAATGCTACCGTTTGCGTTGCATGGATATCGCACGTCAATTCGTACTTCAACTGGGGCAACACCATTTTCTTTAGTTTATGGTATGGAAGTTGTTTTACCTTTAGAAGTTGAGATACCTTCATTGAGAGTTCTCATGGAAGCTAAGTTAGATGAAGCTGAATGGATACGAGGTCGTTATGAGCAGTTGAATTTCGTTAAAGAAAAAAGGTTGGCAGCATTAAATCATGGACAACTTTACCAA AGAAGACTAATGCGAGCATACAATAAGAAAGTGCATCCTCGAAGCTTTCGAGAGGGAGATTTGGTATTAAAAAGAATACTTCCGTTTCAAAAGGATCATCGAGGAAAATGGACTCCTAATTAGGAAGGTCCATTTGTAGTGAAAAAAGCTTTTTCAGGAGGAGCTCTACTTTTGACTAATATGGATGGCGTTGAGTAAAAAAATCCTATGAATTCAGATTATGTTCGAAGATATTATGCATGA